A single window of Polyodon spathula isolate WHYD16114869_AA chromosome 2, ASM1765450v1, whole genome shotgun sequence DNA harbors:
- the LOC121329860 gene encoding dihydropteridine reductase-like → MAAAEAHRIIIYGGKGALGAKCVEYFKSKSWWVACIDMVANEQANVNVLVKMSEAFTEQADQVTADVSQLLGENKVDAILCVAGGWAGGSAKAKSLYKNSDLMWKQSVWTSMISSHLATKHLKDGGLLTLAGAKASLAGTPGMIGYGMAKAAVHQLCQSLAGENSGLPPGSAAVAILPVTLDTPMNRKSMPDADFGSWTPLDFVAETFYNWTIGVNRPASGSLMEMVTTGGNTETFPVKL, encoded by the exons ATGGCAGCTGCTGAAGCACACAGAATAATTATTTATGGAGGAAAAGGCGCTTTAGGGGCCAAATGTGTAGAGTACTTTAAGTCTAAAAGCTGG TGGGTGGCTTGCATTGACATGGTCGCCAATGAACAAGCAAATGTTAACGTGCTTGTTAAAATGTCGGAAGCATTCACCGAACAAGCGGATCAG GTAACCGCTGATGTGTCCCAGCTACTTGGGGAGAATAAAGTGGATGCGATCCTGTGCGTGGCAGGTGGATGGGCAGGTGGCAGTGCAAAAGCTAAAT cCCTGTACAAAAACAGTGACCTTATGTGGAAGCAGAGTGTTTGGACTTCAATGATTTCCAGTCACTTAGCCACTAAACATCTGAAGGATGGAGGCTTACTGACGCTAGCTGGTGCAAAGGCTTCCTTAGCTGGAACACCAG gGATGATTGGCTATGGCATGGCCAAGGCAGCAGTTCATCAGCTCTGTCAGAGTCTTGCTGGAGAGAACAGTGGATTGCCTCCCGGCTCAGCTGCCGTTGCTATTCTTCC CGTTACCTTGGATACGCCAATGAACAGGAAATCAATGCCTGACGCAGACTTTGGTTCCTGGACCCCGCTGGACTTTGTTGCTGA AACCTTTTACAACTGGACCATTGGAGTAAACAGACCAGCTTCGGGAAGCCTAATGGAGATGGTTACCACAGGAGGAAACACTGAGACCTTTCCAGTTAAATTATAA